Within the Salmo trutta unplaced genomic scaffold, fSalTru1.1, whole genome shotgun sequence genome, the region aggagaggaagggaggtagctggaggagcggagagagggagaaggaggcgCGGGGAGAGTGCGAGGGCGGAGAAGGCGCGAGAGGGAGTAGCGAGGGAGGAGCAGGGAGCGGAGAGGAGCAGGGGCAAGAGGAGTAGGAGgacgaggtgagagaggaggaagggtggCGCGGCGGAAGGCGGCGAGGAGAGGCGCGAGGTGGGCGCCGGGGCGAGGTAGAGGCGAGGAGGGAGAGGCCCGGCGGAGAGGCAGGAGGCGTGGACGGCGAGGCGAGGaacgaggagaggaagaggagcggCGCGGCTGAGGAGNNNNNNNNNNNNNNNNNNNNNNNNNNNNNNNNNNNNNNNNNNNNNNNNNNNNNNNNNNNNNNNNNNNNNNNNNNNNNNNNNNNNNNNNNNNNNNNNNNNNgaggagaggagaggagaggagaggagaagagatggtcAGGTGGTGTGTGAGATATGGGCTTGTATTACCATCCTCCTGGGTACTAGAAATAGGTAATAGGAACATTACCAAGGTAGTTCCCCGTGAGGTCAAAGGTTATttcagggttagaattagggtgaAGGTTACGGTTAGGTTTGGGGTTTgggggaaaataggattttgaatggaagtaaatgtttggtccccacaaagatagtaaaatgtgtgtgtgtgtgtgtgtgtgtgtgtgtgtacctgctatGGTGTTCCAGATGTAGAGTCCAGCGGGGCCTTTAATGCTCTGGTAGGGAACCTGATACACAGAGAGTTACACtataacaccacacacacacacacacacacacacacacacacacacacacacacacacacacacacacacacacacacacacagagagagttacactataacaccacacacacacacacacacacacacacacacacacacacacacacacacacacacacacacacacacacacagagagatacactataacaccacacacacacacacacacacacacacacacacacacacacacacagagagttacactataacaccacacacacacacacacacacacacacacacacacacacacacacacacacaggttagactcagccactggacacacacacacacacagagcacctACCTTGCGTGCGTTgtagatagagaaggagaggctgAGCAGAGCGAACCCCACGGCCACCAACAGGAAGACGATCACCATCACATGGAGACCTGTGTTCAGGGTCTGTACCAGAGTAGGGaagactggacacacacacacacacacacacacacacacacaggcccatgAGGGGTCAGGGGCaggtgccccctcagatttgtcctttTTTCAGATGTTAAATTATTTACAAAAACTTTTTAAGTAGTAGATATCCCCCATAACAGTCTGAAGTAGATATccccataacagtctgtagtagatatccccataacagtctgtagtagatatccccataacagtctgtagtagatatccccataacagtctgtagtagatatcccccataacagtctgtagtagatatccccataacagtctgtagtagatatccccccataacagtctgtagtagatatccccataacagtctgtagtagatatccctcataacagtctgtagtagatatccccataacagtctgtagtagatatccccccataacagtctgtagtagatatcccccataacagtctgtagtagatatcccccataacagtctgtagtagatatccccccataacagtctgtagtagatatcccccataacagtctgtagtagatatccccataacagtctgtagtagatataaccataacagtctgtagtagatatccccataacagtctgtagtagatatccccataacagtctgtagtagatatccccataacagtctgtagtagatatccccataacagtctgtagtagatatcccCCATAACAATCTGTAGTAGATATCCCCATAACAGTCTGTAGATATccccataacagtctgtagtagatatccccataacagtctgtagtagatatccccataacagtctgtagtagatatccccataacagtctgtagtagatatccccataacagtctgtagtagatatccccataacagtctgtagtagatatcccccataacagtctgtagtagatatcccccataacagtctgtagtagatatccccataacagtctgtagtagatatccccataacagtctgtagtagatatccccataacagtctgtagtagatatccccataacagtctgtagtagatatccccataacagtctgtagtatATATCCCCCATAACGGTCTGTAGTAGATATccccataacagtctgtagtagatatccccataacagtctgtagtagatatccccataacagtctgtagtagatatccccataaaggtctgtagtagatatccccataacagtctgtagtagatatccccataacattctgtagtagatatcccccataacagtctgtagtagatatccccataacagtctgtagtagatatccccataacagtctgcagtagatatccccataacagtctgtagtagatatccccataacagtctgtagtagatatccccataacagtctgtagtagatatccccataacagtctgtagtagatatccccataacagtctgtagtagatatccccataacagtctgtagtagatatcccccataacagtctgtagtagatatcccccataacagtctgtagtagatatccccataacagtctgtagtagatatccccataacagtctgtagtagatatccccataacagtctgtagtagatatccccataacagtctgtagtagatatccccataacagtctgtagtagatatccccataacagtctgtagtagatgtccccataacagtctgtagtagatatccccataacagtctgtagtagatatccccataacagtctgtagtagatgtccccataacagtctgtagtagatatccccatgacagtctgtagtagatatccccataacagtctgtagtagatatccccataacagtctgtagtagatatccccataacagtctgtagtagatatccccataacagtctgtagtagatatccccataacagtctttagtagatatccccataacagtctgtagtagatatccccataacagtctgtagtagatatcccataacagtctgtagtagatatccccataacagtctgtagtagatatccccataacagtctgtagtagatatcccccataacagtctgtagtagatatccccataacagtctgtagtagatatcccccataacagtctgtagtagatatccccataacagtctgtagtagatatcccataacagtctgtagtagatcCCCCACTAACAGTCCTGTAGTAGATATccccataacagtctgtagtagatatccccattacacagtctgtagtagatatcccccttaacagtctgtagtagatatcccccataacagtctgtagtagatatccccataacagtctgtagtagatatcccCATACGTCTGTAGTGATATcccataacagtctgtagtagatatcccCATACAGTCTGTCGTTAGCTATCCCCCATAACAGTACTGTAGTAGATATCCCCCATAACAGGTCTGTAGTAGATATCtccataacagtctgtagtagattccccataacagtctgtagtagatatcccCCACTACGATCTTAGTAGGATATCccccataacagtctgtagtagatatccccataacagtctgtagtagatatccccataacagtctgtagtagctatcccccataacagtctgtagtagtATCCCCCATAACATCTGTAGTAGATATCCATAACAGTCGTATTAGATATCCCCCATccccataacagtctgtagtagatatcccccataacagtctgtagtagatatcccccataacagtctgtagtagatatcccccataacagtctgtagtagatatccccataacagtctgtagtagatatccccataacagtctgtagtagatatcctccataacagtctgtagtagatatcccCTACGTCTGTAGATATccccataacagtctgtagtagatatccccccataacagtctgtagtagatatccccataaccagtctgtagtagatatccccataacagtctgtagtagatatcccCATAACGTCTGTAGTTAGATATccccataacagtctgtagtagatatccccataacagtctgtagtagatatccccataacagtctgtagtagatatcccccataacagtctgtagtataatcccccataacagtctgtagtagaatcccccataacagtctgtagatctccccataacagtctgtagtagatatccccataacagtctgtagtagatatcccccataacagtctgtagtagatatccccataacagtctgtagtTGATATCccccataacagtctgtagtagttatcccccataacagtctgtagtagatatcctccataacagtctgtagtagatatccccataacagtctgtagtagatatccccataacagtctgtagtagatatcccccataacagtctgtagtagtTATCTTCCTTACTGTATATCTTGGCGCTGCGGTTTCCCAGTCCACACCTCCTGGTCTTCTGACCCTGGAACAGCCCGTAGTAAATGTGTCCCGTGAACTTGTCCAGTTCAGAACAGTTGGCGCTGACCAGCTCTGCTCCGGTACCGCACAGGATCCTTCCGCTGACCCAATGCTCCGTCGCCAGCGCCGCCAGCAGCAGGGTGGCGGAGAGCGCGCAGAGCAGCGTCGCCAAGGAAAAAGTCAAACGTTTCCACAGCGATGGCATGGCATGCGGTCTGTCAGGGTTGCCTGGGTTttagataaacaacaacaacaataacaacaaaaaaatgtgtttttaaaatCCACCTCCATGTCTTGCCGTTCATCTCTTCACGCAGCTTCAGGAGAGAGGAAGCGGCGGCGGCGGTAGGGTGTCCTCTCGTCTCATCTCGCCCAGGCGTTTCCTGTCTTACAGGAAACAGAGAGAGCATGGGAACACCTCACAGGCATAACCGAAGGTCTGAACATCCCAGCCAGTCCAGAGTTGTTCTTTCAGTCGGTCGGTTGTTGGTCATAACATGAAAACACTGTGAAGTGGAACAGCTGGTTGTGAGAGCTGGTGGAAAGGCTGCCGTTAAGAGCTGAGATCCAGTCTGTTGATGGTCAGATCAGAGGGATCTGTTACAGACAGAAAGAAACTCTATCCCAGCAGGCTGTAGGGCTGCTGGTCACTGGGTTACATGCTGCCCTACTAACaacacccctccttctctctctctgtctctctctctcttcaccctctctctctctctctccactctctctctctcatccactattcaccctcctctctctctctgtctctctgtctctctctctctctctcttcctctctccctctctctctctctctctctctccttctctctctctctctccctgctctctcatccactcttcaccctcctctctctctctctctctctctctctctctctctctctctctcctctcctctcctcccctcccgtcccctcccctcctctcctctcctctcctcccctctctctctccccctctctgtctctcttctccatctctcattctcttcTTTAAAACCAGTCTTAAAGGATCTTGTCTGTGTATATTCTACCATCAGTTCCTGATTTAAAGCTGAATTCTGTCAAAAATATACTTTGTGTACAATGCAAAAGCCCAAccaatgcagagcagaattaggacgataCCCGCTGTTtatcaaaatacagaaaagagaTGTTAGATTCTACAACCATCTCGAAGGAAGCGATGCCACcgcaaagccatcacctacagagagatgaacctggagaagagtcccctaagcaagctggtccttgggctctgttcacaaacacaaacagaccccacagagccccaggacagcaacacaattagacacaaccaaatcatgagaaaacaaaaagataattctttccaatgtgtcaagtaattaacaaaaaaactgagcaaactagaatgctatttgtccctaaacagagagagacacagtggcagaatacctgaccactgtgacgacccaaacttaaggaaagctttgactatgtaaagACTCactgatgtcacgtcctggccagtatagggttaattagtattgtagtttggtcaggacgtggcagagggtatttgttttatgtggttctgggtgttgtatgagttaggagggcatttgatttagtattccggggttttgggcactgggtgagtttcatgaattctatgttgaatctagtgtgtctgtttctatgtttggattcattggggttgggactctcaattgaaggcaggtgttgtctatttgcctttgattgtgagtcccatatatgtgggtgtgtttgtcttttgtgggagattgttctgtgtttcgccttgtgtaccagactgtttttgttgatcgttcgtgttttttttttgttatttttgtacgttcattttggagtttaataaatgttaagaaatgaacaaccgcatgcctgctgcgttttggtcctccttcataGACGACTACCGTGACaactgagcatagccttgctattgagaaaggcctctgtaggcagacctggctctcaagagaagacaggctatgtgcaacactgcccacaaaatgaggtggaaactgagctgcacttcctaacttcctgccaaatgtaggaccatattagagacatatatttccctcagattaatcagatacacaaagaattagaaaacaaaccctattttgataaactcccatatctactgggtgatataccacagtgtgacatcacagcagcaagatttgtgacctgttgccacaagaaaaggtcaaccagtgaagaacaaacaccattgtaaatacaacctatatttatgtttatttattttcccttttgtactttaactatctGCACATTGttactgtacatagccaataataaaacattttaaatgtttatgtTTATGTTTATGTTTACTGTTAGTTTCCCTTTCGTTTATTGTCTTTTCCATTTGCTTTGGCGACGTAAACATTATGTTACCCATACCAATATAAACATTATGATACCCATACCAATATAAACATTATGTAACCCATACCAATATAAACATTATGTTACCCATACCAATATAAACATTATGTAACCCATACCAATATAAACATTATGTAACCCATACCAATATAAACATTATGTAACCCATACCAATATAAACATTATGTAACCCATACCAATATAAACATTATGTTACCCATACCAATATAAACATTATGTAACCCATACCAATATAACATTATGTAACCCATACCAATATAAACATTATGTAACCCATACCAATATAACATATGTTACCCATACCAATATAAACATTATGTAACCCATACCAATATAACATTATGTAACCCATACCAATATAAACATTATGTTACCCATACCAATATAAACATTATGTAACCCATACCAATATAAACATTATGTAACCCATACCAATATAAACATTATGTTACCCATACCAATATAAACATTATGTAACCCATACCAATATAAACATTATGTTACCCATACCAATATAAACATTATGTTACCCATACCAATATAAACATTATGTTACCCATACCAATATAAACATTATGTAACCCATACCAATATAAACATTATGTAACCCATACCAATATAAACATTATGTTacccataccaataaagccctctctatggccagggcgttacagccaATAAagccctctctatggccagggcgttacagccaATAAagccctctctatggccagggcgttacagccaATAAagccctctctatggccagggcgttacacagccaataaagccctttgaattgaaagaTAGCGtcatgacttccaccgaagtcaccggtcttctagccgtcgccgatccatttttcattttccatttgttttgtcttgttttcccacacacctggttctcatttccctcattaagtgttgtgtatttaaccctctgttcccccacatgtctttgtgtgggattgtttttttgtaagtgcttgtgcacgtgttgactggtgcgcgacgggttttgttcCCATGTTGGTTAATTCTCTACGCCGTTGGTTTtgatattaaactgctccggctattacctagttctgctctcctgcgtctgacttcactgccaccggttacgcacccctttacagacagtgagagagggagggagagagagagggagagggagagagagagggagagagagggagagagagagggagagagagagagagagagagatacagagggagagagagagagagggagagagagagagagagagacggggagagagagagagagacggggagagagagagagagacggggagagagagagagagagacggggagagagagagagagacggggagagagagagagagagagagagagagatacagagggagagagagagagagggagagagagagagatgccaagAACACTTTCTTCTGTTCCAGTGTGTTTAATGGATTTAgaacgtgtgtgagtgtgtgtgtgtgtgtgtgtgtgtgtgtgtgtgtgtgtgtgtggtgtgtgtgtgtgtgtgtgtgtgtgtgtgtgtgtgtgtgtgtgtgtgtgtgtgtgtgtgtgtgtgtgtgtgttaacctttAGCTGCTGTTTTGGTGTTGTAATTGATTATTTATTGATGAGACTTGACCTTTATGATGCTCAGTGTTCCTGAACGACTtcacttcctgtctgtctgccagtcataCAGTACATAGTAATATAAAGAAGTCTGTCTTCTCAGGATCCTTCCctctgttctggtccagatctactactacaccactcctctctgttctggtccagatctactactacaccactcctctctgttctggtccagatctactactacaccactcctctctgttctggtccagatctactactacaccactcctctctgttctggtacagatctactactacaccactcctctctgttctggtacagatctactactacaccactcctctctgttctggtacagatctactactacaccaccgtctctctccaccctgtctgtgtctctccaccctgtctgtctctctccaccctgtctgtgtctctccaccctgtctgtctctctccaccctgtctgtctctctccaccctgtctgtctctcgccaccctgtctgtctctctccaccctgTCTGTGTCGCACCAAACAACGAGTatcacaaacaccgggaatcttccctTTCAGTTGGTCAGctttcacatttacctctacccccagtattcactcctttcacatttacccccagtaatccctcctttcacatttacctctacccccagtattcactcctttcacatttacctctacccccagtaatccctcctttcacatttacctctacccccagtattcactcctttcacatttacctctacccccagtaatccctcctttcacatttacctctaccccAGTATtcactcctttcacatttacctctacccccagtaatccctcctttcacatttacctctacccccagtaatccctcctttcacatttacctctacccccagtaatccctcctttcacatttacctctacccccagtaatccctcctttcacatttacctctacccccagtaatccctcctttcacatttacctctacccccagtaatccctcctttcacatttacctctacccccagtaatccctcctttcacatttacctctacccccagtaatccctcctttcacatttacctctacccccagtaatccctcctttcacatttacctctacccccagtatgcactcctttcacatttacctctacccccagtaatccctcctttcacatttacctctacccccagtaatccctcctttcacatttacccccagtaatccctcctttcacatttacctctacccccagtATTCACTCCTTTCAATGGAGCCCTTTTCTGGAGAGCGAAACAATTCACATCTCATTGCCCCCATTCATTTAACGCCGAGCGCCTTCTctctctgaccagcagaaacacaaacagttATCACAGGAC harbors:
- the clrn2 gene encoding clarin-2, whose protein sequence is MPSLWKRLTFSLATLLCALSATLLLAALATEHWVSGRILCGTGAELVSANCSELDKFTGHIYYGLFQGQKTRRCGLGNRSAKIYIFPTLVQTLNTGLHVMVIVFLLVAVGFALLSLSFSIYNARKVPYQSIKGPAGLYIWNTIAGIFGSLAVLCFLAAVRHHRLTERVSNYQETLFNFSVLDERLDWSFWLGVASVATHGVVCVVVAMSRIKLPKPQSKKQSEQPTVTAEVLMY